GGCGTCTGCGTGGTCTGGTCGCCGGAGCCGTCGAGCCCCACCACCAGGCCGTAGCCCACCAGCTGGTTGTTGCGCACGCCGGCGAAGTTGGCCAGATCCTTGATGCGCTCCGCGTGGGCGCCCACCGTGAGGCAGGCGCACAGCAACACGGCACAGAACCGTAGGGCGGGTTTCAACCCGCCAACCGTCGCGGCAAGGGTATGGCGGATTGAAACCCGCCCTGCGAAGATCGCGCGTGCCGTGTTCATGATCGTCATCCCGTCAGATCGGCAGCAGCATGATGAAGAAACGCTGCAGCCAGCCCATCACCTGGCTGTCGTTCATGTAGCCGCTGCCCTTGTATTCGATGCGCGCGTCGGCCACCTGGGTCGACTGCACGGTGTTGCTGGTGGTCACGTAATTGGGATTGACCACACCGGAGAATCGGATGAACTCGTCGCCCTGGTTGATGGCGATCTGCTTCTCACCCGACACCAGCAGGTTGCCGTTCGGATAGACCTCGATCACGGTGACGGTGATGGTGCCGGTGAACAGGTTGTTGGCGGCGGCGGCACCGGCGCCGTTGAAGCTGCTGTCGGTGCCGGCGTCGAGGCTGAGGCCGGCGAGGTTCTTGAGCGGCATCTTGTTGATGGTGTTGATGCCGCCGCTGATGGACGAGCCCCGGCTGGCACTGGCGTTGGAGGCCTTCTGCGCCGAGGTGTTCTCCACCAGGTTGATGGTGATGGTGTCGCCCACCAGGCGCGCGCGGCGGTCCTCGAACAGGGGCCGCGTGGCGTGGGCCTGGAAGATGGCGCCGTTGGCCGGCGCCATGCCGGCGTGCTGTTCGGGCCGCGCCGACATGGGCTGATGCACCACCGTCGGCGGCGTGGTCTCGAGCGCCGCGCACCCGGCCAGCAGCAGGGTCAGCAAGGCGGTGAGGACGACACGCATGGCGAAGGCTCCCGGATTACAGCTGCGTCAGGCGTCCGAGCATGGCATCGGAGGTCTGGATCGCGCGCGAATTGAGTTCGTAGGCCCGCTGGGTGGTGATCATCTGCACCAGCTCCTCGGCCACGTTCACGTTGGAGTTTTCCACGTAGTTCTGGTTGAGCACGCCGGCGCCGTTGCTCCCCGGGGTGTTCGGCGTGGGGGTGCCGCTGGAGGCGGTCTCAAGATACAGGTTCTCACCGGCACTTTGCAGACCGCCCGGATTGACGAAGGTGGCCACCTGGATGGTGCCGATCTGGGTCGGCGAGGTCTGGCCGGCCTGCTGCACGCTCACGGTGCCGTCCTTGCCGATGGTGATGCTCTGGGTGTCGCTCGGGATCACGATCGCGGGGGTCAGCGGATAGCCGCTGGCGGTGACGATCTGGCCCTGGTTGTCGAGCTGGAAGGCGCCGTCGCGGGTGTAGGCGGTGGTGCCGTCCGGCATCTGGATCTGGAAGAAGCCCTCGCCCTGGATGGCCACGTCGAGCGCGTTGCCGGTCTGCTGCAGGCTGCCCTGGGTGTGGATGCGCTCGGTCGCCACCGGGCGCACACCGGTACCGATCTGCAGGCCGCTGGAGACCTGGGTCTGCTGGGTGGACTGGGCGCCGGGCTGGCGCAGGGTCTGGTAGAGCAGATCCTCGAACACCGCGCGCGAGCGCTTGAACCCGTTGGTGGAGACGTTCGCCAGGTTGTTGGAGATCACGTCGAGCTGGGTTTGCTGGGCCTCGAGGCCGGTGCGTGCGGTCCACAGTGAGCGGATCATGTCGGGCTCCTTGCTGCCCCGTCGGGGGCGTCTGTTCGGCAGGCCGCGTGCGCGGCGGCCCATGCCATCAATCTACGGCGGCCAGCGCCATCACGGTCGGTGAAAGAAGCGCTGAAAAGCCCGCCTGTTTTCAATCTCAGCCAGTGCTCAGCAGCTTGTTGGCGGCCTGGTCGTTGGCCTCGGCCTTCTGCAGCATCTGGGTCTGCATCTCGAACTGGCGCGCCAGCGAGATCATGTTGACCATCTGGTCGACCACGTTGACGTTGCTGCCTTCCAGATAGCCGCCGGCCACCTGGACGGTTTCGTCGAGGGGCGCCGGAGCGCCGCCCTTGACGCGGAACAGGCCGTCGTCGCCGCGCTGGAGGGTCTCCTCGGGCGGATTGACCAGCTTGAGCCGGCCGATCACGTTGACCGCGTTGCGATCGCCGGTGGCGGGAATGGCCGAGATCGAGCCGTCCTTGCCGATCACCACTTCGTTGTCGGGCGGAATGGTGATGGGGCCGCCATCGCCGATCACCGGCTGGCCGCTGCGGGTGAGCAGCACCCCGTCGGGCGAGAGCTGGAAGCTGCCGTCGCGGGTATAGGCCTCCGAGCCGTCGGCGGCCTGCACCGCGAACCAGCCCTTGCCTTCGATGGCCGCATCGTAAGTGCGCCCGGTGTATTGCAGCGGGCCGGTGGAAAAATCGGTGGCGACGCTGGCATCGACCACGAAGGCGCGGCTGGGCAGCGGCGAGTTCTGCACATCCACCGCGCGGAAGCGATGCATCTCTTCGCGGAAGCCCGTGGAGTTGGCGTTGGCCAGGTTGTGCGCAACGGCGTCCTGCTGACCGAGGGTGTGCTTGGCCCCGGTCATGGCGATGTAGATGAGCTTGTCCATGGCGCGCTGTCCGCGAAATCAGATTAGAGGTTCACCAGCGTCTGCAGGATCTCGTCCTGCGTGCGGATCGACTGGGCGTTGGCCTGGTAGGCGCGCTGCTGGGTGATCATGTTCACCAGCTGGGCGGTCAGATCGACGTTGGAGTCTTCCACCGCGCCGGACGAGAGCAGCCCGAGGCTGCCGGTACCCGGGGCGCCGACCAGCGGCTGGCCCGAGTCGGGCGACTCGGCCCACAGGTTGTCACCGACCGAGATCAGGCCGCCCGGATTGGAGAAGTTGGCGAGCACGACCTGACCGAGGTTGCGGGTCTGGCCGTTGGAGTAGCGCCCCTGGAGAATGCCCTCCTCGGAGATCGCCATGCCCGACAGGCTGCCTGAGGCGTAGCCGTCCTGCGCCGTGCGGTTGACCCCGAAGCCACTGCCGTACTGGGTGCTGCCGGTGAAGTCGATGGCCACCGACTGCGGCGTGTTGGCGCCGAAGGACGCCGGAATCGTCAGCGAGATGGTCTGCGAGGCACCGCCGGTCAAAGCGCCGGCGCCGTCGAAGGTCAGCTGGGAGCCGAAGGCCGTTGCCGTGCCGCCGTCGAGCTGGTGGTAGACATCCCAGGTGCCGCCGGAGGCCTTGCGGAAGTACATGGTCAGGATGTGGTCGTTGCCCAGCGAGTCGTACACCGTGACCGAGGTCGAGGCGTTGTAGGTGCTCGGATCGGTCTCGTCGAAGGCATTGACCGGCGTGGTGTTGCGCGAGTCGAGGTTCATGCCGATGTCGATGGCCGACGAGGCGTTCGGTTGCAGGTCGGAGGTATCGACCTGCAGATCCACCGGCGTGGCCGGCAGGATGGTGCCGCTGGTGTTGGCCGGATAGCCGGTCAGGCGGAAGCCGCCGGTATTGACGATGTAGCCGTCCTTGTCCACATCGAACTGACCGTTGCGCGAATAGGTGATCGCGCCTTCGCCGCTCATGCGGAAGAAGCCGGCGCCGTTGATGGCCAGATCGAGCGGGTTGTTGGTGGCGGTGATGCCCCCCTGCTGGAACTGCTGCGCAATCGCCGCGGCGGAGGTGCCGATGCCCACCTGGCCGCCGGCCCCGGCCGAGGCGCCGTTCATGGCGGAGGCGAACACGTCGGAGAACAGCGCCGTGCTCCCCTTGAAACCCACCGTGGAGGAGTTGGCCACGTTGTTGCTGATCACGTCGAGGGCGCGGGATGCGGCGTTCAGGCCGCTCAAACCTTGCTGGAATGCCATGACTGTTCTCTCCCGTCAGAGGATTTGCTGGATTTCGGAAAGCTGGAAGATGCCGAGGCTGCCGACCTGCACGTCGGTGCTCTTCGGTCCGCGGATCACGCTGGAGACCTGGCCGAGCTCGAGGGCGGTGGCGTTCACGTCGTCTTCGCCCGAGGTGGCCGTCACCTTGATCACGTAGGCCCCTTCGGCGGCCTTGCTGCCGTCGATGGCGGTGCCGTCCCACTGGAAGGTGTGGGTCCCGGCCTCGTAGGCCCCCAGATCCACGTTCGCCACTTCCAGTCCGTTGCCATCGACGATGCTGACATTCACGTTGTCGGCGCCGCTGTCGAGGGTGAAGCCGCCCATGGCGCCCTGATCGGTCAGCACCATGCCCTTGCCCGGCACCAGCACGCCGCGGCCGACCAGTTGCGCGGCCTGCAGCGCTTCGTTCGACTGCTGCCCTTCCATCAGGCTGGCCAGCATGGTGTTGAGACGTTCGATGCCGTCCACCGTGCTGATCTGCGCCAGTTGCGAGGTCACCTGGGCGTTGTCCATGGGGTTGAGCGGGTCCTGGTTCTTCAGCTGCGTGGTGAGCAGCGTGAGGAAACGGTTCTGCGCGTCGCCGGTGGTGCTGCTTTCCTTCGTCGTCGTGCGCGCGAAACTGTTCAGGATCTGCTGTGCGTTGGTGGTGGAATCCACGGTGGCCATGATTCAGACTCCTCTTACTGGCCGATCGAGAGCGTGCGCTGGATCAGCGTGCGCGCGGTATTCATGACTTCGGCGTTGGCCTGGTAGGAACGCGAGGCGGAGATCATGTTGACCATCTCCTCCACCACATTCACGTTGGGCATCTCGACGTAGCCATCGGTGTTGGCGGCCGGGTTGGCCGGGTCGTAGACCATGCGCCCGGGCGCGGCGCTATCGACCACCTGCTCCACCTGCACGCCCACGGCGTCGGCGGAGCCGTCCACCGGCTTGGCGGCGAACACCACCTGCTTGGCCTTGTAGGGCTGGCCGTCGGGGCCGACCACGCTGTCGGCGTTGGCCAGGTTGGAGGCAGTGGTGTTCATGCGCACCGACTGGGCCCCGAGGGCCGAGCCGGCGATCTTGAAGACATCAAGCATGCTGCTCATGGCGGCTCACTCCTCACTGGCCCTGCACGGCCGTCTGCATGGAGCGCAGCAGGCCGTTGATGAATGTGATGCTCGCTTCGTAGTGCAGCGCGTTCTCCGCGAAGGCAGCGCGCTCGGTGTTCATGTCCACCGTGTTGCCATCGACGCTGGACTGGGTCTCGGTGCGATACTGCGCCATCGAGTCGAAGGGCGAGGCCGGTGCGCTGTCGATGTGACCGGCCGACGTGGTGGCCAGCGCGACCGGCCCCAGGCGCATGTTCAGCGCGCCGGTCAGTGCCTTGGAAAAATCGATGTCGCGCGCCTTGTAGTTCGGGGTGTCCGCGTTGGCGATGTTCGACGAGAGCAACTGCTGGCGATAGGCACGCAGGTTCAGCGCGGTCTGGTGAAACTGCAGTTCTTTATCGAGCCGGTTGGTCATGGTGTCACCTCGTTCAATTCTCGTTCCCGTGGTCCGGGCGCAGCGGGCACTGCTTCCATTGCACCTTCCATGCCAGGCATCGTACGCACGGTCGAATGCGGCTCATCGACCGAAAAAGGCGGCAAAACCGCGGCAATTCGCCCCCGGCGACCGGCAAATCCGCAAAGCTTGCCGCCCGCCACCGGCAAGCTTTGCCGATCCGGCGAACTGGGCGGCAAAGCCCGCTCTGTTCACCGTTGCCCGCCCGGCGACGCCATGGTGCAATGGGCGCCATGAGACGAATTGCCCCCTGCCTGCTCATCCTGTCCTGGGTCCTGACGCTGTTCCCCGCCGCCGCACATGCGCAGTCCACCGACACCGTGCGCGCGGTGGTGTACGAATTCCTCCGCGGCCAGAGCGCCGGCACCCCGGGCCAGGTGACGATCCGGGTCACGCCCCCCGCCATCCCGCCCCACCTGCCCCGCTGCGATCAGCTCGAACCCTGGCTGCCCGCGGGGGCACGCGCCTGGGGCAAGGTCCGGGTCGGCGTGCGTTGCGTCGGCCAGGCAAACTGGGCGCTTTACGTGCCGGCCGAGGTGAGCATCGTCGGCAACTATCTGGTCAGCGCCCATGCACTGCGCCCCGGCGACATCCTCGGCGCCGCGGACGTGACGGTGCGTCGGGGCGAGATCACCACCATGGGCCGGCAGCTGCTCACCGACCCCGCCCAGGCGGTCGGCAAGCAGATGCGCTTCGCGGTCGGCCAGGGCCAGACCCTTCGCGCCACCATGATGGCCGCGCCGATCGTCGTGCAATCGGGCCGACCGGTGAAAATCATCGTCAAGGGCCACGGTTTCCAGGTCGCTAACCAGGGGGTCGCCCTGGGCAACGGCCGCGCCGGAGACGCGGTGCGCGTGCGCCTGTCCTCGGGCAAGGTCGTCTCCGGCATCGCCACCGACAACGGGGAGGTGCACGTCGCGCCGTGAGCCATTTCACGGCGGATATGAAAGAAAAACCGGGTTACACTCCGTATCGATTCGGCGTTCTAAAGTTTGAGGGTGAAACGCCGTAGCAGCAGATGTAGTCAAATAAAAAAACAGACGAGGACCATGCTGTGAAAATCGATAACACTGTGAAATCGGTGGGCAACACGCCTGCCGGCGAGCAGCGTGCCAAGGCCACGGGGCAGGTCAATGCGGCCTCCCCGGGCGGCGATCAGGTGCAATTGTCGTCGCTCTCGTCGGGGATGAAGCAGGCCGAACAGGCCATTGCCAATACCCCGGTGGTGGATCAGGCGCGCGTGGATGAAATCAAGCAGGCCATCAGCGACGGTCGCTTCCAGGTGGATGCGAACAAGGTCGCCGACGGTCTCATCGACAGCGTACGCCAGATGCTGGCCGCACAACCGACCCAGACGTGACGACCCCACAACCGGTCAAAGCCCGCCTCCTTGCCCTGCTGGCCGACGAAGCTGCGCAACTGCGCAGCTTCGTCGCGTTGCTTGGCCAGGAGGAAAGCCTGCTCGTGGACGGCCAGACCGACGCGCTGATGTCTCTGGCCCGCGAAAAGACCGAGCAGTACCGCAAACTGCAGCGATTCAACGA
The nucleotide sequence above comes from Nitrogeniibacter mangrovi. Encoded proteins:
- a CDS encoding flagellar basal body L-ring protein FlgH, with translation MRVVLTALLTLLLAGCAALETTPPTVVHQPMSARPEQHAGMAPANGAIFQAHATRPLFEDRRARLVGDTITINLVENTSAQKASNASASRGSSISGGINTINKMPLKNLAGLSLDAGTDSSFNGAGAAAANNLFTGTITVTVIEVYPNGNLLVSGEKQIAINQGDEFIRFSGVVNPNYVTTSNTVQSTQVADARIEYKGSGYMNDSQVMGWLQRFFIMLLPI
- the flgG gene encoding flagellar basal-body rod protein FlgG yields the protein MIRSLWTARTGLEAQQTQLDVISNNLANVSTNGFKRSRAVFEDLLYQTLRQPGAQSTQQTQVSSGLQIGTGVRPVATERIHTQGSLQQTGNALDVAIQGEGFFQIQMPDGTTAYTRDGAFQLDNQGQIVTASGYPLTPAIVIPSDTQSITIGKDGTVSVQQAGQTSPTQIGTIQVATFVNPGGLQSAGENLYLETASSGTPTPNTPGSNGAGVLNQNYVENSNVNVAEELVQMITTQRAYELNSRAIQTSDAMLGRLTQL
- the flgF gene encoding flagellar basal-body rod protein FlgF, giving the protein MDKLIYIAMTGAKHTLGQQDAVAHNLANANSTGFREEMHRFRAVDVQNSPLPSRAFVVDASVATDFSTGPLQYTGRTYDAAIEGKGWFAVQAADGSEAYTRDGSFQLSPDGVLLTRSGQPVIGDGGPITIPPDNEVVIGKDGSISAIPATGDRNAVNVIGRLKLVNPPEETLQRGDDGLFRVKGGAPAPLDETVQVAGGYLEGSNVNVVDQMVNMISLARQFEMQTQMLQKAEANDQAANKLLSTG
- the flgE gene encoding flagellar hook protein FlgE, which codes for MAFQQGLSGLNAASRALDVISNNVANSSTVGFKGSTALFSDVFASAMNGASAGAGGQVGIGTSAAAIAQQFQQGGITATNNPLDLAINGAGFFRMSGEGAITYSRNGQFDVDKDGYIVNTGGFRLTGYPANTSGTILPATPVDLQVDTSDLQPNASSAIDIGMNLDSRNTTPVNAFDETDPSTYNASTSVTVYDSLGNDHILTMYFRKASGGTWDVYHQLDGGTATAFGSQLTFDGAGALTGGASQTISLTIPASFGANTPQSVAIDFTGSTQYGSGFGVNRTAQDGYASGSLSGMAISEEGILQGRYSNGQTRNLGQVVLANFSNPGGLISVGDNLWAESPDSGQPLVGAPGTGSLGLLSSGAVEDSNVDLTAQLVNMITQQRAYQANAQSIRTQDEILQTLVNL
- a CDS encoding flagellar hook assembly protein FlgD — its product is MATVDSTTNAQQILNSFARTTTKESSTTGDAQNRFLTLLTTQLKNQDPLNPMDNAQVTSQLAQISTVDGIERLNTMLASLMEGQQSNEALQAAQLVGRGVLVPGKGMVLTDQGAMGGFTLDSGADNVNVSIVDGNGLEVANVDLGAYEAGTHTFQWDGTAIDGSKAAEGAYVIKVTATSGEDDVNATALELGQVSSVIRGPKSTDVQVGSLGIFQLSEIQQIL
- the flgC gene encoding flagellar basal body rod protein FlgC — encoded protein: MSSMLDVFKIAGSALGAQSVRMNTTASNLANADSVVGPDGQPYKAKQVVFAAKPVDGSADAVGVQVEQVVDSAAPGRMVYDPANPAANTDGYVEMPNVNVVEEMVNMISASRSYQANAEVMNTARTLIQRTLSIGQ
- the flgB gene encoding flagellar basal body rod protein FlgB, producing the protein MTNRLDKELQFHQTALNLRAYRQQLLSSNIANADTPNYKARDIDFSKALTGALNMRLGPVALATTSAGHIDSAPASPFDSMAQYRTETQSSVDGNTVDMNTERAAFAENALHYEASITFINGLLRSMQTAVQGQ
- the flgA gene encoding flagellar basal body P-ring formation chaperone FlgA → MRRIAPCLLILSWVLTLFPAAAHAQSTDTVRAVVYEFLRGQSAGTPGQVTIRVTPPAIPPHLPRCDQLEPWLPAGARAWGKVRVGVRCVGQANWALYVPAEVSIVGNYLVSAHALRPGDILGAADVTVRRGEITTMGRQLLTDPAQAVGKQMRFAVGQGQTLRATMMAAPIVVQSGRPVKIIVKGHGFQVANQGVALGNGRAGDAVRVRLSSGKVVSGIATDNGEVHVAP
- the flgM gene encoding flagellar biosynthesis anti-sigma factor FlgM: MKIDNTVKSVGNTPAGEQRAKATGQVNAASPGGDQVQLSSLSSGMKQAEQAIANTPVVDQARVDEIKQAISDGRFQVDANKVADGLIDSVRQMLAAQPTQT